The following coding sequences lie in one Streptomyces albofaciens JCM 4342 genomic window:
- a CDS encoding excisionase family DNA-binding protein, translating into MADRLLTVEQVADRLGTTVRFPRRLIEERRIEYVKLGRHVRIPERAVNAFVASHTVAPAVRHLRGAA; encoded by the coding sequence ATGGCTGATCGCCTGCTGACCGTGGAACAGGTCGCTGACCGGCTCGGCACGACGGTGCGCTTCCCTCGGCGGCTGATCGAGGAACGGCGCATCGAATACGTGAAGCTTGGTCGGCACGTCCGCATCCCTGAGCGGGCCGTGAATGCCTTCGTGGCGTCGCACACGGTCGCGCCCGCCGTTCGTCATCTGCGGGGTGCGGCCTGA
- a CDS encoding tyrosine-type recombinase/integrase: MAGKKRSFGRVRKLPSGRYQARYLGPDGIDRPAPHTFRTKREADGWLADRQSEVRAGDWQAPDAGAVNFKVYALQWVDERGLAATTDELYRRLLRLHVLPTFEGLDLDEITPPRVRTWRTERLQTTGAATTVAKAYRLLKAIMETAVEDELIRRNPCRIKGAGKESAKERPTATVEQVDALADAMGPRWRLMVYIAAYGPARPEEQAAMRRPDVDLENVGVWIRTAEPELTTGRRAPGDTKSAAGKRFLVLPKFMAVDLERHLDWYAAKEPNGLLFVGERGKPFRRSTFGRKWRKARARVGLPDDFRFYDLRHTGHTLSTRSGATLKDTMVRAGQSSERAALIYQHSDMERQKEVASGIDAHVRAERQKAKAARDQERSGTQRAREA, encoded by the coding sequence ATGGCAGGGAAGAAGCGTTCGTTCGGCCGGGTCCGCAAGCTCCCGTCCGGCCGGTACCAGGCTCGGTACCTGGGCCCCGACGGGATCGACCGACCGGCACCGCATACCTTCCGTACGAAGCGGGAGGCGGATGGCTGGCTTGCGGATCGGCAGAGTGAGGTCCGTGCGGGTGACTGGCAGGCCCCTGACGCGGGGGCGGTGAACTTCAAGGTCTACGCCTTGCAGTGGGTGGATGAACGCGGGCTCGCAGCGACCACTGATGAGCTGTACCGCCGCTTGCTGCGGCTGCACGTTCTGCCGACGTTCGAGGGCCTGGATCTCGATGAGATCACTCCACCACGGGTCCGGACCTGGCGTACTGAGCGGTTGCAGACGACGGGGGCCGCCACGACCGTGGCCAAGGCGTACCGGCTGCTGAAGGCCATCATGGAAACGGCCGTCGAGGATGAGCTGATCCGCCGTAACCCGTGCCGGATCAAGGGGGCCGGTAAGGAGTCGGCGAAGGAGCGGCCTACCGCCACCGTCGAGCAGGTGGACGCTCTGGCGGATGCCATGGGGCCCCGCTGGCGGCTGATGGTCTACATCGCCGCGTACGGTCCGGCCCGGCCGGAGGAGCAGGCCGCGATGCGCCGCCCGGACGTGGACCTGGAGAACGTCGGTGTGTGGATTCGCACAGCCGAACCTGAGCTGACGACAGGTCGGCGCGCGCCGGGCGACACCAAGTCAGCGGCAGGGAAGCGCTTTCTCGTCCTGCCGAAGTTCATGGCGGTCGACCTGGAACGGCATCTCGACTGGTACGCGGCGAAGGAGCCGAACGGACTGCTGTTCGTGGGGGAGCGCGGCAAGCCGTTTCGGCGGTCCACCTTCGGGCGAAAGTGGCGCAAGGCTCGTGCGAGGGTCGGGTTGCCCGATGACTTCCGGTTCTACGATCTTCGGCACACCGGGCACACGCTCTCGACGCGATCCGGCGCGACCCTCAAGGACACGATGGTCCGTGCCGGCCAGTCCTCGGAGCGGGCCGCGTTGATCTACCAGCACTCGGACATGGAGCGGCAGAAGGAGGTGGCCAGCGGCATCGACGCCCATGTTCGTGCTGAGCGGCAGAAAGCCAAGGCGGCTCGTGATCAAGAGCGATCGGGCA